A genomic segment from Aspergillus puulaauensis MK2 DNA, chromosome 1, nearly complete sequence encodes:
- a CDS encoding putative UV radiation resistance protein (UVRAG) (COG:S;~EggNog:ENOG410PH4G;~InterPro:IPR018791) — protein MAANTSDGLINDDMGNRRDRPFIYPSSRKLRHLQGVSVRNLVIDPPSRVRGKTIDDEDIPNSLETPSKILAQYAGRSLHHSRSFTKLKSSPAPGDQIVHPESRLPLRQARRKSTLPWSDPNPQTRQVKLEDITRSRMANTWFSIHCDGIDEPVYVSEVVEDAMNPNFRAFDLNFCGPLVSRLDHLTLRLWVKTATMDDYIVLVELQLHLQSLQFLGRSLDNFHQPLPSNSILFHFPDGVYTNLTDIPPVWAPFSTSSSKSSDSAALPTSSYDALMRLANLDECIQDALITRERLESQISTILEKNQHAVETTSDASRARDKLALTKNAVSGERKQFRLASKRKEELIASIKARKEAMERGTSARETVRGHLPDARVKLGSSAKLLDQNTEETKGQIRRISEDILDIYPIEPIHDKPLAFTIAGIALPNSNFTDVDRDAVAAALGYTAHLVYLLSFYLSIPVPYPITPYLSNSLIQDPVSTSLPQRTYPLHPVNVQYRFEYGVFLLNKDIEFLLNKQGLRVLDIRHTLPNLKYLLYVLTARSSEIPARKAGGIRGLLPGRLTPSLSRRGSEDSAVYGETVIPRRGASPMSKLNGEVALDKGKKPITSAPSSSASFGVA, from the exons ATGGCAGCCAACACCTCCGATGGGCTGATCAATGACGATATGGGCAATCGCCGCGACAGACCCTTTATCTATCCGTCG AGTCGAAAGCTACGGCACTTACAAGGCGTGTCCGTACGGAACCTTGTTATTGACCCCCCGAGCAGGGTTCGAGGGAAGACGAtcgacgatgaggatatTCCAAACTCCCTGGAGACGCCATCCAAGATTCTCGCTCAATATGCCGGCCGGTCCCTACATCATTCGCGCTCGTTCACAAAATTGAAGTCTTCCCCCGCACCGGGCGACCAGATTGTCCATCCTGAGTCGCGACTCCCTTTGCGACAGGCCCGCCGAAAGAGTACTCTGCCATGGAGCgacccaaacccacaaaCGAGACAGGTGAAACTGGAGGACATTACGCGTAGCCGAATGGCAAACACTTGGTTCTCGATCCATTGCGACGGCATCGATGAGCCTGTGTACGTGAGCGAGGTCGTGGAGGATGCGATGAATCCTAACTTCCGTGCTTTTGATCTCAATTTCTGCGGTCCACTAGTCTCGCGTTTAGATCATCTTACTCTAAGATTATGGGTGAAAACAGCGACGATGGATGACTATATTGTGCTTGTGGAATTACAACTGCACTTACAATCCCTCCAGTTTTTGGGACGATCGCTGGACAACTTCCACCAACCCCTGCCTTCGAATTCCATTCTTTTCCATTTCCCAGATGGTGTGTATACAAATTTGACTGATATCCCGCCAGTATGGGCACCGTTTTCTACATCGAGTTCCAAGTCAAGCGATTCAGCGGCCCTACCGACCTCATCGTACGACGCACTGATGCGGCTTGCGAACTTGGACGAATGCATACAGGATGCTTTAATAACTAGAGAAAGGCTGGAATCTCAAATTAGTACAATTCTGGAGAAAAACCAGCATGCCGTTGAGACGACAAGCGACGCGTCCCGGGCTCGGGACAAGCTTGCGCTCACCAAAAACGCAGTTTCAGGCGAGCGCAAACAATTTCGCCTGGCTAGCAAACGCAAGGAAGAGCTCATCGCTAGTATAAAGGCTAGAAAAGAAGCTATGGAGCGTGGGACATCTGCCCGGGAAACGGTGCGTGGCCATCTTCCCGACGCGCGAGTGAAGCTGGGTTCTAGCGCGAAGTTGTTGGACCAAAATacagaagaaacaaaaggcCAGATTCGGCGCATTTCCGAAGATATCCTTGACATATACCCGATTGAGCCGATTCACGATAAGCCGCTGGCCTTCACCATTGCTGGTATAGCCCTTCCCAACTCAAACTTCACAGATGTTGATCGCGATGCGGTGGCGGCAGCACTTGGGTATACTGCACATCTGGTCTATCTGCTGTCCTTTTATCTCTCAATACCGGTGCCATACCCAATAACACCGTACCTGTCAAATTCGTTGATCCAGGACCCTGTGTCCACCTCTCTTCCGCAGAGGACTTACCCCCTCCACCCAGTCAACGTACAATACCGGTTCGAGTACGGAGTGTTCCTACTGAACAAAGATATCGAGTTTTTGCTTAACAAGCAGGGACTGCGGGTTCTTGATATTCGACACACCCTTCCAAATCTGAAATATCTTTTGTATGTTCTCACAGCGCGATCGTCGGAGATCCCCGCAAGGAAGGCTGGAGGAATCCGGGGATTGCTTCCAGGACGCCTGACACCTAGTCTTTCCCGCCGAGGCAGTGAAGATAGCGCTGTTTATGGCGAGACTGTCATTCCTCGACGAGGCGCGAGCCCGATGTCGAAATTGAATGGGGAAGTGGCACTAgacaaggggaagaagccgATTACCTCCGCTCCAAGCAGTTCGGCATCGTTTGGGGTGGCCTAA